One segment of Streptomyces sp. TG1A-8 DNA contains the following:
- the serA gene encoding phosphoglycerate dehydrogenase, with translation MSSKPVVLIAEELSPATVDALGPDFEIRHTNGADRAELLPAIADVDAILIRSATKVDAEAIAAARKLKVVARAGVGLDNVDVAAATKAGVMVVNAPTSNIVTAAELACGLILSTARNIPQANAALKNGEWKRSKYTGVELAEKTLGVVGLGRIGALVAQRMSAFGMKVVAYDPYVQPARAAQMGVKVLSLDELLEVSDFITVHLPKTPETLGLIGDEALRKVKPGVRIVNAARGGIVDEEALYAALKEGRVAGAGLDVYAKEPCTDSPLFELDQVVCTPHLGASTDEAQEKAGIAVARSVRLALAGELVPDAVNVQGGVIAEDVKPGLPLAERLGRIFTALAGEVAVRLDVEVYGEITQHDVKVLELSALKGVFEDVVDETVSYVNAPLFAQERGVEVRLTTSSESAEHRNVVTVRGTLADGEEVSVSGTLAGPKHIQKIVAVGDYDVDLALADHMAVLRYEDRPGVVGTVGRILGEGGINIAGMQVARAAVGGEALAVLTVDDTVGPTVLAEVAAEIGATSARSVNLV, from the coding sequence GTGAGCTCGAAACCCGTCGTACTCATCGCTGAAGAGCTGTCGCCCGCCACCGTCGACGCGCTCGGCCCGGACTTCGAGATCCGGCACACCAACGGTGCCGACCGAGCCGAACTGCTCCCCGCCATCGCCGACGTCGACGCGATCCTGATCCGGTCCGCCACCAAGGTCGACGCCGAGGCCATCGCCGCGGCGAGGAAGCTCAAGGTCGTCGCACGGGCCGGCGTCGGCCTGGACAACGTCGACGTCGCCGCCGCCACCAAGGCCGGCGTGATGGTCGTCAACGCCCCGACCTCCAACATCGTGACCGCCGCCGAGCTGGCCTGCGGCCTGATCCTCTCCACGGCCCGGAACATCCCGCAGGCCAACGCCGCGCTGAAGAACGGCGAGTGGAAGCGCAGCAAGTACACGGGTGTCGAGCTGGCCGAGAAGACCCTCGGCGTCGTGGGCCTGGGCCGCATCGGCGCGCTCGTCGCCCAGCGCATGTCCGCCTTCGGCATGAAGGTGGTCGCCTACGACCCCTACGTGCAGCCCGCGCGGGCCGCCCAGATGGGCGTCAAGGTGCTCTCCCTGGACGAACTGCTCGAGGTCTCCGACTTCATCACCGTCCACCTGCCCAAGACCCCCGAGACACTCGGTCTGATCGGCGACGAGGCGCTGCGCAAGGTCAAGCCGGGCGTGCGCATCGTCAACGCGGCCCGCGGCGGCATCGTCGACGAGGAGGCGCTGTACGCGGCGCTGAAGGAGGGCCGGGTCGCCGGCGCCGGCCTCGACGTGTACGCCAAGGAGCCCTGCACCGACTCCCCGCTGTTCGAGCTGGACCAGGTCGTGTGCACCCCGCACCTCGGCGCCTCCACCGACGAGGCCCAGGAGAAGGCGGGCATCGCCGTCGCCAGGTCCGTCCGCCTCGCCCTGGCCGGCGAGCTGGTGCCGGACGCCGTCAACGTCCAGGGCGGGGTCATCGCCGAGGACGTCAAGCCGGGCCTGCCGCTCGCCGAGCGCCTCGGCCGCATCTTCACCGCCCTCGCGGGCGAGGTCGCCGTCCGGCTGGACGTCGAGGTCTACGGCGAGATCACCCAGCACGACGTGAAGGTGCTGGAGCTGTCCGCGCTCAAGGGCGTCTTCGAGGACGTCGTCGACGAGACCGTGTCCTACGTCAACGCGCCGCTGTTCGCGCAGGAGCGCGGGGTCGAGGTGCGCCTGACCACCAGCTCCGAGTCGGCCGAGCACCGCAACGTGGTGACCGTGCGCGGCACGCTGGCGGACGGCGAGGAGGTGTCGGTCTCCGGCACGCTGGCCGGCCCCAAGCACATCCAGAAGATCGTCGCGGTCGGCGACTACGACGTGGACCTGGCGCTCGCCGACCACATGGCCGTCCTGCGCTACGAGGACCGTCCCGGTGTCGTCGGCACCGTCGGCCGCATCCTCGGCGAGGGCGGCATCAACATCGCCGGCATGCAGGTCGCCCGCGCGGCCGTGGGCGGGGAGGCGCTGGCCGTCCTGACCGTGGACGACACGGTGGGCCCCACCGTGCTGGCCGAGGTCGCCGCGGAGATCGGCGCGACCTCCGCCCGCTCGGTGAACCTGGTCTGA